A DNA window from Sphingomonas profundi contains the following coding sequences:
- a CDS encoding DUF3597 domain-containing protein, whose translation MRGASPRRRSRAAPPPRPLPPARRRAAQPAAPAPAAPAPASTAAQPAPAAPVDVHQVLEEMAAKAPGGGGNWKVSIVDLLTLLGLDSSLAARKELAEELNVHAGAHGSAEQNIALYKAVMRQLQANGGKVPASMLD comes from the coding sequence ATCCGTGGGGCATCGCCGAGAAGAAGAAGCAGGGCGGCGCCCCCGCCGCGCCCGCTCCCGCCCGCACGCCGCCGCGCCGCCCAGCCGGCGGCGCCTGCGCCGGCGGCACCCGCGCCCGCATCCACCGCCGCGCAGCCGGCGCCGGCGGCTCCGGTCGACGTGCATCAGGTGCTGGAGGAGATGGCCGCCAAGGCACCCGGCGGCGGCGGTAACTGGAAGGTCTCGATCGTCGATCTGCTCACCCTGCTGGGCCTCGACAGCAGCCTGGCCGCCCGCAAGGAGCTGGCCGAGGAACTGAACGTCCACGCCGGCGCCCACGGCTCGGCGGAGCAGAACATCGCCCTCTACAAGGCGGTGATGCGCCAGCTGCAGGCGAATGGCGGCAAGGTGCCGGCGAGCATGCTGGACTGA
- the nagA gene encoding N-acetylglucosamine-6-phosphate deacetylase, whose amino-acid sequence MRAPTVKAFVNGRVLLDGVLREDRIVLVEGDRIAAVATGDAVPADAERIDLAGDVLAPGFIDTQVNGGGGVLFNDAPTVETIARIGAAHRRFGTTGFLPTVISDDPAVVDRAVAAVAQAIAQGVPGVLGIHIEGPFLNVARKGIHRADKIRPLDESGIAELTRPTGGVTMATLAPERTTPATIARLADAGVVVMAGHSDATYAEASAAIAAGMAGATHLFNAMSQLGNREPGMVGAILDHDGLVSGIIVDGRHVSPATLRVALRARPTADFMLVTDAMPSVGGPKAFDLQGRAIRVEDGVCVDDRGVLAGSDLDMAAAVRNAIALLGLGEAEALTMAAASAARLLRLDHRLGRIAPGSQADLVRLREGRVTDTWIGGIGHAA is encoded by the coding sequence ATGCGCGCGCCCACGGTAAAGGCCTTCGTTAACGGCCGCGTGCTGCTGGACGGCGTCCTGCGCGAGGACCGCATCGTGCTGGTGGAGGGCGATCGCATCGCCGCCGTCGCCACCGGCGATGCCGTGCCCGCCGATGCGGAGCGCATCGACCTGGCCGGTGACGTGCTGGCGCCGGGCTTCATCGATACGCAGGTGAACGGCGGCGGCGGCGTGCTGTTCAACGACGCGCCCACGGTGGAGACGATCGCCCGCATCGGCGCCGCGCATCGCCGCTTCGGCACCACCGGCTTCCTGCCCACCGTCATCAGCGACGATCCGGCGGTGGTCGATCGCGCCGTGGCGGCGGTGGCGCAGGCGATCGCGCAAGGGGTGCCGGGCGTGCTGGGCATCCACATCGAGGGGCCGTTCCTCAACGTCGCGCGCAAGGGCATCCATCGCGCGGACAAGATCCGCCCGCTGGACGAGAGCGGCATCGCCGAGCTCACCCGGCCGACCGGCGGTGTGACGATGGCGACGCTCGCGCCCGAGCGGACGACGCCCGCCACCATCGCGCGGCTGGCGGATGCCGGCGTGGTGGTGATGGCCGGCCACAGCGATGCGACCTATGCCGAGGCGAGCGCCGCCATAGCGGCCGGCATGGCGGGCGCCACCCACCTGTTCAACGCGATGTCGCAGCTGGGCAATCGCGAGCCGGGGATGGTCGGCGCGATCCTCGATCATGACGGCCTCGTCTCCGGCATCATCGTCGATGGCCGGCATGTGAGCCCGGCGACCCTGCGCGTCGCCCTGCGCGCCCGTCCGACCGCGGACTTCATGCTGGTGACGGATGCGATGCCGAGCGTCGGCGGGCCGAAGGCGTTCGATCTGCAGGGCCGCGCGATCCGGGTGGAGGACGGCGTGTGCGTCGACGATCGCGGCGTTCTGGCCGGCTCCGACCTCGACATGGCGGCGGCCGTGCGCAACGCGATCGCGCTGCTGGGGCTCGGCGAGGCAGAGGCGCTGACGATGGCCGCGGCGAGCGCCGCGCGGCTGCTGCGGCTGGATCACCGGCTGGGGCGCATCGCGCCGGGCTCTCAGGCGGATCTGGTGCGGCTGCGCGAGGGCCGCGTCACCGACACGTGGATCGGCGGGATCGGGCACGCGGCCTGA
- a CDS encoding SIS domain-containing protein yields MVAEAGEAAAAVARMLAANAGIAGALADRLRRAPPAAIVTCARGSSDHAATFAKYLIETRTGTLVSSASPSVASVYGAESRLAGTLCLAISQSGASPDLLATVDAAARAGADVAALVNVATSPLAARADWLLPLHAGAERSVAATKSYIASLAAILQLVGAWAPDGAPDLAALPDVLAASWPLDWSPLVEALVPARGLFVLGRGPGLGIAQEAALKFKETCGLHAEAFSTAEVRHGPMALIGPDMPLLVFRQPDETAAGVDAVAAEMAARGGAVFVVGAAVPGAIALPAVPADPALAPLGQVQSFYRAVAALSVARGHDPDAPPHLAKVTETV; encoded by the coding sequence ATGGTCGCCGAGGCGGGCGAGGCGGCGGCGGCCGTGGCGCGGATGCTGGCGGCCAATGCCGGCATCGCGGGCGCGCTGGCCGATCGGCTGCGCCGCGCGCCGCCGGCGGCCATCGTCACCTGCGCGCGCGGCAGCTCCGATCACGCGGCCACCTTCGCCAAATATCTGATCGAGACGCGCACCGGCACGCTCGTCTCCTCCGCCTCGCCGTCCGTCGCGTCGGTGTACGGCGCCGAGTCGCGGCTGGCGGGCACGCTGTGCCTGGCGATCTCGCAATCGGGCGCCAGCCCCGATCTGCTGGCCACGGTGGATGCCGCCGCGCGGGCGGGCGCGGACGTGGCGGCGCTGGTGAACGTGGCGACCTCCCCGCTCGCCGCCCGCGCGGACTGGCTGCTGCCGCTGCACGCGGGGGCGGAGCGGAGCGTGGCGGCGACGAAATCCTATATCGCCTCGCTCGCCGCCATCCTCCAGCTGGTCGGCGCGTGGGCGCCGGACGGTGCGCCCGATCTGGCCGCCCTGCCGGACGTGCTGGCGGCGAGCTGGCCGCTCGACTGGTCGCCGCTCGTCGAGGCGCTGGTGCCGGCGCGCGGGCTGTTCGTGCTGGGGCGCGGGCCGGGGCTCGGCATCGCGCAGGAGGCGGCGCTGAAGTTCAAGGAGACGTGCGGCCTCCATGCCGAAGCGTTCAGCACGGCCGAGGTGAGGCACGGCCCGATGGCGCTGATCGGCCCGGACATGCCGCTGCTCGTGTTCCGCCAGCCGGACGAAACGGCGGCGGGCGTGGATGCGGTCGCGGCCGAGATGGCGGCGCGCGGCGGCGCGGTGTTCGTCGTCGGCGCCGCCGTTCCCGGCGCGATCGCGCTGCCGGCGGTGCCGGCCGATCCGGCGCTCGCCCCGCTGGGCCAGGTGCAGAGCTTCTATCGGGCGGTGGCCGCCTTGTCGGTGGCGCGCGGGCACGATCCCGATGCGCCGCCGCACCTCGCCAAGGTGACAGAGACGGTCTGA
- a CDS encoding GntR family transcriptional regulator, producing MGLAERIGTLGEAGHAPLYQRLQEALRGAIEQRVLKPQDALPPERELAEDFAVSRITVRKALDGLVSEGLLTRRQGAGTFVAGRVEKQFAKLTSFSEDMVARGRSPRSEWLVKAEGTVTPDEALTLGLSPGTQVYRFHRIRFADDLPMALEQSTISGFGLPGLDTVDVSLYTALEAAGNRPVRALQRLRAVLFSKDQAALLGVAAGAPGLFIERRGFLEDGRTVETTHSWYRGDAYDFVAELNAL from the coding sequence ATGGGATTGGCGGAACGGATCGGAACCCTGGGCGAAGCCGGCCACGCGCCGCTCTACCAGCGGCTGCAGGAGGCGCTGCGCGGCGCGATCGAGCAGCGCGTGCTGAAGCCGCAGGATGCGCTGCCGCCGGAGCGGGAACTGGCCGAGGATTTCGCCGTCTCCCGCATCACCGTGCGCAAGGCGCTGGACGGGCTGGTCTCCGAAGGGCTGCTGACGCGGCGGCAGGGCGCCGGCACCTTCGTGGCCGGGCGGGTGGAAAAGCAGTTCGCCAAGCTCACCTCCTTCTCGGAAGACATGGTGGCGCGCGGCCGCAGCCCGCGCAGCGAGTGGCTGGTCAAGGCGGAGGGCACGGTGACGCCGGACGAGGCGCTGACCCTGGGCCTCTCGCCCGGCACGCAGGTCTATCGCTTCCACCGCATCCGCTTCGCCGACGATCTGCCGATGGCGCTGGAGCAGTCGACGATCTCCGGCTTCGGCCTGCCCGGGCTCGATACGGTGGACGTCTCGCTCTACACCGCGCTGGAGGCGGCGGGGAACCGGCCGGTGCGCGCGTTGCAGCGGCTGCGGGCGGTGCTGTTCAGCAAGGATCAGGCGGCGCTGCTGGGCGTGGCGGCGGGCGCCCCCGGCCTGTTCATCGAACGGCGCGGCTTTCTGGAGGACGGACGGACGGTGGAGACGACGCACAGCTGGTATCGCGGCGACGCCTATGATTTCGTGGCCGAGCTGAACGCGCTGTGA
- a CDS encoding TonB-dependent receptor, which yields MARLGILIRTSSALALMAAAAPLLAQVDPAPTDTAPSGALKPAPSDTGSARDEEIIVTGIRASLQASLNAKRASDVVADVLSAEDIGKFPDKNVAEALQRVPGIVINREFGEGERVSLRGTAPNLTKTLVNGHGIATADWFILDQLAATRSFNYLTLPAEIVGQLDVYKSPQADVEEGGIGGTINVHTRSPLDLERWSLSGSVQGVYSERSDKFDPQASGLVSWKNADETFGVLIGGVYQKRRIRRDGVEVLGYQDVTTGGQTAQIPSLIGSALFQQKRERYGGNVELQFKPSDRLELKVTGLYSRFNASNFNQNYLAWTSNALGGGGTLTNATVADGTVVKGTVTSTPGGRAVVYDAIYRNAYAETYSGDADLVWHPGDAGTLHVKAGYTKANGRTKSQPFYEGGAPGSFTFDLTGRVPQVQYGGGIVPTDPNNLTFDFASLHRIGNVDKEKYVYADYEHELDLGPLRAVKVGGKFTDHDRVASFLATTYGNFFLPLAATGCGGRACTSADFAGGSLPDDFLDTIAEPGTLTNYFNVDPGKLSQILNALPAANRARILNPPENYSINEKTFGGYAMARFGGTDEGYRGNFGVRVIRTEQTSRGNLLGVPAATPGAVTDNAFGIYLPTTVKKAYTDFLPSANLAVDITPNIIARFAAGRSVARADYTDIVPRVSLNPGSLTGDGGDPNVKPYRANNYDLSFEWYPDRQTIVAVALYYKDIKSYIVNRTVQETFPVETSTPTLSRCTRAGGTNPNLYNCLFDINRRSNGSGGTNKGVEIQISRPLFYGFGTIVNYTYSNAKSDSGDPIPGNSKHALNVTGYYENDWISARLSYNYRSKFFINIDRASPLNQTATDSLDASLNVKVTDNISLTADAVNLTNTKIHQYAGTKTRFRALYDNGRIVYAGVRVRY from the coding sequence ATGGCAAGACTCGGTATCCTGATCCGCACATCCAGCGCGCTGGCGCTCATGGCCGCCGCCGCGCCGCTTCTCGCCCAGGTCGATCCAGCGCCGACCGACACCGCGCCCTCCGGCGCGCTGAAGCCGGCGCCCAGCGACACCGGCAGCGCCCGCGACGAGGAGATCATCGTCACCGGCATCCGCGCCTCGCTGCAGGCCTCGCTCAACGCCAAGCGCGCGTCGGACGTCGTCGCCGACGTGCTCTCCGCCGAGGATATCGGCAAGTTCCCCGACAAGAACGTGGCCGAGGCGCTGCAGCGCGTGCCCGGCATCGTCATCAACCGCGAGTTCGGCGAGGGCGAGCGCGTCTCGCTGCGCGGCACCGCGCCGAACCTGACGAAGACGCTGGTCAACGGCCACGGCATCGCCACCGCCGACTGGTTCATCCTCGATCAGCTCGCCGCCACGCGCAGCTTCAACTACCTGACCCTGCCGGCCGAGATCGTCGGCCAGCTCGACGTCTACAAGAGCCCGCAGGCGGACGTGGAGGAAGGCGGCATCGGCGGCACGATCAACGTCCACACGCGCAGCCCGCTCGATCTCGAACGCTGGTCGCTCTCCGGCTCGGTTCAGGGCGTCTATTCGGAGCGGTCGGACAAGTTCGATCCGCAGGCGTCCGGCCTCGTCAGCTGGAAGAATGCGGACGAGACGTTCGGCGTGCTGATCGGCGGCGTCTACCAGAAGCGGCGCATCCGCCGCGACGGCGTGGAGGTGCTCGGCTATCAGGATGTGACGACGGGCGGCCAGACGGCGCAGATCCCGTCGCTGATCGGCTCGGCCCTGTTCCAGCAGAAGCGCGAGCGCTACGGCGGCAATGTCGAACTGCAGTTCAAGCCGTCCGACCGGCTGGAGCTGAAGGTGACGGGGCTGTATTCCCGCTTCAACGCCAGCAACTTCAACCAGAACTATCTCGCCTGGACGTCGAACGCGCTGGGCGGCGGCGGCACGCTGACCAACGCGACCGTCGCGGACGGCACCGTGGTGAAGGGCACCGTCACCTCCACGCCGGGCGGCCGCGCCGTCGTCTACGACGCGATCTACCGCAACGCCTATGCGGAGACATATTCGGGCGACGCCGATCTGGTCTGGCATCCCGGCGACGCCGGCACGCTGCACGTGAAGGCCGGCTACACCAAGGCCAACGGCCGCACCAAGAGCCAGCCCTTCTACGAGGGCGGGGCGCCCGGCTCCTTCACCTTCGATCTCACCGGCCGCGTGCCGCAGGTGCAATATGGCGGCGGCATCGTGCCGACCGATCCGAACAACCTGACGTTCGATTTCGCCTCGCTCCACCGCATCGGCAACGTGGACAAGGAGAAATATGTCTATGCCGATTACGAGCATGAGCTGGATCTCGGCCCGCTGCGCGCGGTGAAGGTGGGCGGCAAGTTCACCGATCACGATCGCGTCGCCTCCTTCCTGGCCACCACCTACGGCAACTTCTTCCTGCCGCTGGCGGCCACAGGCTGCGGCGGCCGCGCCTGCACCTCGGCCGATTTCGCCGGCGGCAGCCTGCCGGACGACTTCCTCGACACCATCGCCGAGCCGGGCACGCTCACCAATTACTTCAACGTCGATCCCGGCAAGCTCTCGCAGATCCTGAACGCGCTGCCGGCGGCCAATCGCGCCCGCATCCTGAACCCGCCGGAAAACTACTCGATCAACGAGAAGACGTTCGGCGGCTATGCCATGGCGCGGTTCGGCGGCACGGACGAGGGCTATCGCGGCAATTTCGGCGTGCGCGTGATCCGCACCGAGCAGACCTCGCGCGGCAACCTGCTGGGCGTGCCGGCCGCCACGCCGGGCGCCGTCACCGACAACGCCTTCGGCATCTACCTGCCGACGACGGTGAAGAAGGCCTATACGGATTTCCTGCCGAGCGCGAACCTGGCGGTGGACATCACCCCCAACATCATCGCCCGCTTCGCCGCCGGCCGGTCCGTGGCGCGCGCCGACTATACCGATATCGTACCGCGCGTGTCGCTGAACCCGGGCTCGCTGACCGGCGACGGCGGCGATCCGAACGTGAAGCCCTATCGCGCCAACAATTACGACCTGTCGTTCGAATGGTATCCCGATCGCCAGACGATCGTCGCGGTCGCGCTCTACTACAAGGACATCAAGTCCTATATCGTGAACCGCACGGTTCAGGAGACCTTCCCGGTCGAGACGTCCACGCCCACCCTGTCGCGCTGCACGCGGGCGGGCGGCACCAACCCGAACCTCTACAACTGCCTGTTCGATATCAACCGCCGGTCGAACGGATCGGGCGGCACCAACAAGGGTGTCGAGATCCAGATCTCCCGCCCGCTATTCTACGGCTTCGGCACGATCGTGAACTACACCTATTCGAACGCCAAGTCGGATTCGGGCGATCCCATTCCGGGCAACTCCAAGCATGCGCTGAACGTGACCGGCTATTATGAGAATGACTGGATCTCGGCCCGCCTCTCGTACAATTACCGTTCCAAGTTCTTCATCAACATCGATCGCGCCTCGCCGCTGAACCAGACGGCGACCGACTCGCTCGATGCCTCGCTGAACGTGAAGGTGACGGACAATATCTCGCTGACGGCGGATGCGGTGAACCTGACGAACACCAAGATCCACCAATATGCCGGCACCAAGACCCGCTTCCGCGCCCTCTACGACAATGGCCGGATCGTCTATGCCGGTGTCCGCGTGCGCTACTGA
- a CDS encoding family 20 glycosylhydrolase, with protein sequence MGGRLNSLTLAALLLAASPAPAAPLLLPRPAEMTEQAGAFALSAATPVTGDPAAAAAFVDLMRRTAGVMPGGIVPRGTGGPAIRFVRRAGFAAESYAIDAAPAGITVSAGDAAGLYYGAVTLWQLATQADAPGRIAAVAIRDEPRFAWRGLMLDSARHFQSPAFIKRLIEWMALNKLNRFHWHLVDDQGWRLQIAKYPRLTDVSAWRVPATAPGAPPLPRVGGFYTQAEVREIVAFAAARGVTIVPEIEMPGHALAAIRAYPELGMGVPIPPGTEAEWGVFPWLYNVGEPTFRFLTDVLDEVMALFPSPVIHIGGDEAVKDQWRADPAVQAKIRALGLKDEDALQSWFVQRIGRYLAAHGRRLIGWDEILDGGVAGDAMVMSWRGVDGAVTAAKAGHDAVLAPSPTLYFDRRQGMTALEPPGRGTPETLEQVYAFDPMPPALDDQARRHILGLEATLFTEHVRTEDRAAWMLFPRALAIAETGWSPAAPRDYPAFRARVAPQLARMAPLGLSAATSAFLPAAPADPASRDSTALTTCADKVALYLEDDAPAAGPRAKFLIDILQPCWRWQGAALDGVRGIAIDVGQLPFNFQIGKDRDGIRFRPPATPAGEMEVRADGCDGAPIATLPLGPAAANPAVTRLRAALPPLGGRHDLCFTYTARGPDPLWAIDRVTLERAP encoded by the coding sequence ATGGGCGGCCGCCTGAACTCTCTGACGCTGGCGGCGCTGCTCCTCGCCGCGTCGCCGGCGCCGGCCGCGCCGCTGCTGCTGCCGCGCCCGGCGGAGATGACGGAGCAGGCGGGCGCCTTCGCCCTCTCCGCCGCCACGCCCGTCACCGGCGATCCCGCCGCGGCCGCCGCCTTCGTCGATCTGATGCGGCGCACCGCTGGCGTCATGCCGGGCGGCATCGTGCCGCGCGGCACCGGCGGCCCCGCCATCCGCTTCGTGCGCCGCGCAGGCTTCGCGGCGGAATCATACGCGATCGATGCGGCGCCGGCCGGCATCACCGTCTCGGCCGGCGACGCGGCCGGCCTCTACTACGGCGCCGTCACGCTGTGGCAGCTCGCGACGCAGGCGGATGCGCCCGGCCGCATCGCCGCCGTCGCCATCCGCGACGAGCCCCGTTTCGCCTGGCGCGGGCTGATGCTGGATTCCGCGCGCCACTTCCAGTCGCCGGCCTTCATCAAGCGCCTGATCGAGTGGATGGCGCTGAACAAGCTCAACCGCTTCCACTGGCACCTGGTCGACGATCAGGGCTGGCGGCTGCAGATCGCGAAATATCCGCGGCTGACGGACGTCTCGGCGTGGCGCGTGCCCGCCACCGCCCCGGGCGCGCCGCCGCTGCCGCGGGTGGGCGGCTTCTACACGCAGGCCGAGGTGCGCGAGATCGTGGCCTTCGCCGCCGCGCGCGGCGTGACGATCGTGCCCGAGATCGAGATGCCGGGCCATGCCCTGGCAGCAATCCGCGCCTATCCCGAACTCGGCATGGGCGTGCCGATCCCGCCGGGCACCGAGGCGGAGTGGGGCGTCTTCCCCTGGCTCTACAATGTCGGGGAGCCCACCTTCCGCTTCCTCACCGACGTGCTGGACGAGGTGATGGCGCTGTTCCCCTCCCCCGTCATCCACATCGGCGGCGACGAGGCGGTGAAGGACCAGTGGCGCGCCGATCCCGCCGTGCAGGCGAAGATCCGGGCGCTGGGCCTGAAGGACGAGGATGCGCTGCAATCCTGGTTCGTCCAGCGCATCGGCCGGTATCTGGCGGCGCACGGCCGGCGCCTGATCGGCTGGGACGAGATACTCGATGGCGGCGTCGCCGGCGATGCGATGGTGATGTCGTGGCGCGGGGTGGATGGCGCCGTGACGGCGGCGAAGGCCGGCCACGACGCCGTCCTCGCCCCCAGCCCGACGCTCTATTTCGATCGCCGCCAGGGCATGACGGCGCTGGAACCGCCGGGCCGTGGCACGCCGGAGACGCTGGAGCAGGTCTATGCGTTCGATCCCATGCCGCCGGCGCTCGACGATCAGGCGCGCCGCCACATCCTGGGGCTGGAGGCGACGCTGTTCACCGAGCATGTCCGTACCGAGGATCGCGCCGCCTGGATGCTGTTCCCGCGCGCGCTGGCCATCGCCGAGACCGGCTGGTCGCCGGCCGCCCCGCGCGACTATCCGGCCTTCCGCGCCCGCGTCGCGCCGCAGCTCGCCCGCATGGCGCCGCTGGGCCTGAGCGCGGCGACCAGCGCCTTCCTGCCGGCCGCGCCCGCCGATCCGGCGAGCCGCGACAGCACCGCCCTCACCACCTGCGCCGACAAGGTGGCGCTGTATCTGGAGGACGACGCGCCGGCTGCCGGACCGCGCGCGAAATTCCTCATCGATATCCTCCAGCCCTGCTGGCGGTGGCAGGGCGCGGCGCTGGATGGCGTGCGCGGCATCGCCATCGATGTCGGCCAGCTGCCGTTCAACTTCCAGATCGGCAAGGATCGCGACGGCATCCGCTTCCGCCCGCCCGCCACGCCGGCCGGCGAGATGGAGGTGCGGGCGGACGGCTGCGACGGCGCGCCGATCGCCACCCTGCCGCTCGGCCCCGCCGCCGCAAACCCCGCCGTCACGCGCCTGCGCGCCGCGCTGCCGCCGCTGGGCGGCCGCCACGACCTGTGCTTCACCTACACGGCGCGCGGCCCCGACCCGCTCTGGGCGATCGATCGCGTCACCCTGGAGCGCGCGCCGTGA
- the ptsP gene encoding phosphoenolpyruvate--protein phosphotransferase, which yields MTRLLSPMAGWLAPLDEVPDPVFAERMMGDGFAIDPVEGLVAAPCAATVQAIAPTGHSVTLSAAGGATILIHIGLETVALGGAGFEVVARVGAQVAAGDPLIRFSLDRVGRSARSLLTPVILIGAGDRIELSGTGRRVAIGDPLATIHGGGGGDRDRAAAQAGSAERVVTIPMAHGIHARPAARIVDTLRPFSAGMTLAVGERTADARSIVALLSLAAKHGERLTIAATGTDAAGAAEAIAALIAGGMGEADHAPPPRPPAPPVAAAIGSTLAGVTAAPGLAIGTACHLAVAEIAVPADGAGIAAERAALASALAGMRRALAGKATGAAADIAAAHAALLDDPALADAADAAIAAGRSAGHAWRGATRAAAATLRATGDALLIERVADLADIERQVIALLAGSEAAAAPPLPPAAILIAEELLPSQFMLLDMARLAGICTAGGGPTSHVAILAASAGVPMLVAAGPAVTAIPEGRTLVLDADAARLETDPGVALLAETEARLADRRRARADAVAAAHDDARTADGIRIEVFANLGATGDAAAAVAAGGEGCGLLRTEFLFLDRATAPSEDEQARDYAAIAATLGDRPLIVRTLDIGGDKPVAYLPMAAEENPALGLRGVRLTLARPDLLDTQLRAILRGVPLGQCRIMVPMVIEPAELRAVRHALDRARIATGVEVAIPLGVMIETPAAALLADAIAREADFLSIGSNDLTQYALACDRGNPATAARVDALHPAVLRLIAEAAKGAAAHGRWIGVCGGLASDPAAAAILIGLGITELSAAPASIPAVKARVRELRLADCRAIAARALACGDAAEVRALIGETA from the coding sequence GTGACGCGCCTGCTCTCGCCGATGGCCGGCTGGCTGGCGCCGCTGGACGAGGTGCCCGATCCGGTCTTCGCCGAGCGGATGATGGGCGACGGCTTCGCCATCGATCCGGTCGAGGGGCTGGTCGCCGCACCATGTGCCGCCACCGTGCAGGCGATCGCGCCGACCGGCCACTCCGTAACGCTGTCGGCGGCGGGCGGCGCCACCATCCTGATCCACATCGGGCTGGAGACGGTGGCGCTCGGCGGCGCGGGGTTCGAGGTGGTGGCGCGGGTGGGCGCGCAGGTGGCGGCCGGCGATCCGCTGATCCGCTTCTCGCTCGATCGCGTCGGCCGCAGCGCCCGCTCGCTTCTCACGCCCGTGATCCTGATCGGCGCGGGCGATCGCATCGAGCTGTCCGGCACCGGCCGGAGGGTGGCGATCGGCGATCCCCTGGCCACCATCCACGGCGGCGGCGGCGGCGACCGCGACCGCGCGGCGGCGCAGGCCGGATCGGCCGAGCGCGTCGTCACGATCCCGATGGCGCACGGCATCCACGCCCGGCCCGCCGCGCGGATCGTCGACACGCTGCGCCCCTTCTCGGCCGGCATGACCCTTGCCGTCGGCGAGCGGACGGCCGATGCGCGCAGTATCGTCGCCCTCCTCTCGCTCGCGGCCAAGCATGGCGAGCGGCTGACGATCGCCGCTACCGGCACGGATGCGGCCGGCGCGGCGGAGGCGATAGCCGCGCTGATCGCCGGCGGGATGGGCGAGGCCGATCATGCGCCGCCGCCGCGCCCGCCAGCGCCGCCTGTGGCGGCGGCGATCGGGTCCACCCTCGCCGGCGTCACCGCCGCGCCCGGCCTCGCGATCGGCACCGCCTGCCACCTCGCCGTCGCCGAGATCGCCGTGCCTGCCGATGGCGCCGGCATCGCCGCCGAGCGCGCCGCGCTGGCATCCGCGCTGGCCGGGATGCGCCGGGCGCTTGCCGGCAAGGCGACGGGCGCCGCCGCCGACATCGCCGCCGCCCACGCCGCCCTGCTCGACGATCCCGCCCTCGCCGATGCGGCGGACGCAGCGATCGCCGCCGGCCGCAGCGCCGGCCATGCGTGGCGCGGGGCGACCCGCGCCGCCGCCGCCACCCTGCGCGCGACCGGTGATGCCCTGCTGATCGAGCGCGTCGCCGATCTCGCCGATATCGAGCGGCAGGTGATAGCGCTCCTGGCCGGCAGCGAGGCCGCCGCCGCCCCGCCCCTGCCGCCGGCCGCGATCCTGATCGCCGAGGAGCTGCTGCCGTCGCAGTTCATGCTGCTCGATATGGCGCGCCTCGCCGGCATCTGCACCGCGGGCGGCGGCCCGACCTCGCACGTCGCGATCCTCGCCGCATCGGCCGGGGTGCCGATGCTCGTCGCGGCGGGGCCGGCCGTCACCGCCATACCGGAGGGGCGCACGCTGGTGCTGGATGCCGATGCCGCGCGGCTGGAGACCGATCCCGGCGTGGCGCTGCTGGCCGAGACGGAGGCGCGCCTGGCCGATCGCCGCCGCGCCCGCGCCGATGCCGTGGCCGCCGCGCACGACGACGCGCGCACGGCGGACGGCATCCGCATCGAGGTGTTCGCCAATCTGGGCGCCACCGGCGATGCCGCCGCCGCCGTGGCCGCCGGGGGGGAGGGGTGCGGCCTGCTGCGCACCGAATTCCTGTTCCTCGATCGCGCGACCGCGCCGAGCGAGGACGAGCAGGCGCGCGACTATGCCGCCATCGCCGCCACCCTGGGCGATCGGCCGCTGATCGTCCGCACGCTGGATATCGGCGGCGACAAGCCGGTCGCCTACCTGCCTATGGCGGCGGAGGAGAATCCCGCGCTGGGCCTGCGCGGCGTGCGGCTGACGCTCGCCCGGCCGGACCTGCTCGATACGCAGCTGCGCGCCATATTGCGCGGCGTGCCGCTTGGCCAGTGCCGCATCATGGTGCCGATGGTGATCGAGCCGGCGGAGCTGCGCGCCGTGCGCCACGCGCTCGATCGCGCGCGCATCGCGACAGGCGTCGAGGTGGCGATCCCGCTCGGCGTGATGATCGAGACGCCGGCCGCCGCCCTCCTCGCCGATGCGATCGCGCGGGAGGCGGATTTCCTGTCGATCGGCAGCAACGACCTGACCCAATATGCCCTCGCCTGCGATCGCGGCAATCCGGCGACGGCGGCGCGGGTGGACGCGCTGCACCCCGCCGTGCTGCGCCTGATCGCGGAGGCGGCGAAGGGTGCGGCGGCGCATGGCCGGTGGATCGGCGTGTGCGGCGGCCTCGCCTCCGATCCGGCGGCGGCGGCGATCCTGATCGGCCTCGGCATAACCGAGCTTTCCGCCGCACCCGCCTCCATCCCGGCGGTGAAGGCGCGGGTGCGCGAGCTGCGCCTGGCGGACTGCCGGGCGATAGCGGCGCGCGCGCTGGCGTGCGGCGACGCGGCCGAGGTGCGGGCGCTGATCGGAGAAACGGCATGA